One window of the Chitinophaga niabensis genome contains the following:
- a CDS encoding RagB/SusD family nutrient uptake outer membrane protein, translating to MNKHHIKSLLLFTALLFSASCQKDFLDNESKSAITGDTQWKDESAADLFLNDIYQQVNNLCNTPDPLDSYTDDNDGGPYWKSWRWRQGIIGPTVEGGTPMNNDGDASNYTDWGAVYGKIRRCNTFIMEVNAHAANFTPAWKNKRLDEARFLRAFFYSYLWMHIGGLPIITEPQNRTTNTPEQLYRSRNTFAETFDFIDAELDSVVTHQYLPAKYSTGHTDAGRATLGAALALKGWIELYAASPAFNTGSPVVGSDPEHFVSFAGADLTRYAKAAATNKKFITELGNSAYTLYPNLATFWSEANEYNSEVIWDRQTVGNTGGTIGSDFLLFGGPVFIQGQYFTWGNYNPTQELVDQFRMANGLPISDPASGYDPQKPYVNREKRFYDFIVYDGAPYKMNWMTSTDTIYTRIDKVSPSKNEIDFGSSDVTNTGYYFKKRINPDRRPSGNRSDGLNYVFFRYAEVLLNYAEAQNEAVGPDNSVYSAINEVRKRSNLPTLEVTYGGQVLTQQQMRDVVRNERRVELCFENKRFYDIVRWRIALDVLSKDFHGMKISNTVPANNSGVWKYEPVALNHPHIFTQKMYMNPIPQNVIDQNSKIKQNPNY from the coding sequence ATGAATAAACATCATATCAAATCACTGCTGCTTTTCACGGCCTTGCTTTTTTCCGCTTCCTGCCAGAAGGACTTCCTGGATAATGAATCCAAAAGTGCCATCACCGGCGATACGCAGTGGAAAGATGAATCAGCTGCTGATCTTTTCCTGAATGATATTTACCAGCAGGTGAATAACCTTTGCAATACACCTGATCCGCTGGATAGCTATACGGATGATAACGATGGCGGCCCTTACTGGAAATCATGGCGCTGGCGCCAGGGTATTATAGGGCCTACTGTAGAAGGCGGCACTCCCATGAACAATGATGGTGATGCCTCCAATTATACGGATTGGGGCGCTGTATATGGAAAGATCAGACGCTGCAATACTTTCATCATGGAAGTAAATGCGCATGCTGCCAATTTCACCCCGGCATGGAAAAACAAACGCCTGGATGAAGCACGCTTTCTGAGGGCTTTCTTCTACAGTTATCTGTGGATGCATATAGGCGGCCTTCCCATTATCACCGAACCACAGAACCGCACAACCAATACACCTGAGCAATTGTACAGATCAAGGAACACCTTTGCGGAAACATTTGATTTTATTGACGCGGAGCTGGACAGTGTGGTAACACATCAATATCTCCCGGCTAAATACAGTACCGGCCATACAGATGCCGGCAGGGCTACCCTGGGTGCTGCATTGGCTTTGAAAGGATGGATAGAATTATATGCTGCGAGCCCTGCATTCAACACAGGTTCTCCTGTTGTGGGAAGCGATCCCGAACATTTTGTAAGTTTCGCCGGTGCTGATCTTACGCGGTACGCAAAAGCTGCCGCTACCAACAAAAAGTTCATCACAGAATTAGGCAATAGTGCATACACGCTTTATCCCAATCTGGCCACCTTCTGGTCAGAAGCAAATGAATACAATTCCGAAGTGATCTGGGACAGGCAAACAGTGGGTAATACCGGAGGCACCATAGGTAGTGATTTTCTCCTGTTTGGCGGGCCTGTGTTCATTCAGGGGCAATACTTCACCTGGGGCAACTACAATCCCACACAGGAGCTGGTAGATCAGTTCCGCATGGCTAACGGCCTGCCCATCAGCGATCCTGCTTCCGGCTACGATCCGCAAAAGCCTTATGTGAACAGGGAAAAACGTTTCTATGATTTCATTGTATACGATGGTGCGCCTTACAAAATGAACTGGATGACCAGTACCGATACCATTTACACACGGATAGATAAAGTAAGTCCTTCTAAAAACGAGATCGACTTCGGCTCTTCCGATGTAACCAATACCGGTTATTATTTCAAAAAGCGTATCAATCCGGACAGAAGGCCGAGTGGTAACCGTTCAGACGGTTTGAACTATGTTTTCTTCCGTTATGCTGAAGTGCTGCTGAACTATGCAGAAGCACAGAATGAAGCCGTTGGCCCGGATAATAGTGTGTACAGTGCCATCAATGAAGTGAGAAAACGTTCCAACCTTCCCACACTGGAAGTTACTTACGGCGGGCAGGTACTCACGCAACAGCAGATGCGCGATGTGGTACGCAATGAAAGAAGAGTGGAATTGTGCTTCGAGAACAAACGGTTCTACGATATCGTTCGCTGGCGCATTGCATTGGATGTTTTAAGCAAAGACTTCCACGGCATGAAGATCTCCAACACTGTACCTGCGAACAACAGCGGTGTATGGAAATACGAACCCGTAGCATTGAACCATCCGCACATATTCACACAGAAGATGTACATGAATCCTATTCCGCAGAACGTGATTGACCAGAACAGCAAAATAAAACAGAACCCGAATTATTGA
- a CDS encoding GH116 family glycosyl-hydrolase, translated as MRLLHLLVLGLLSFPAFAQNDNYGADKANKRNIPGSNMLGGKEDFEYLALKDHPSRSGVPLGGIGAGNVQFAPDGRFVRIGLNNIHQPIANSKNCFFALWTSSESRRLVRDNDSSWGMKGLEHTSYTGLFPRATLQAATGHVKVNIHAWSSLVPHDVKNSSLPVAYFDVELEATENTETAIAFSWEDFIGKGIKDPLSVEGMDGQVLSRGELMNGEEWPERKPIATFSEAFNGMGFKGIRQFAAAPIVPVKATFQNYVQEVALMAVQTPGTSISILPAYEQNGWESFVKNGAFPVYGNKHQSLSTPGSTAGSAVAVKTSLKKGEKKTIRFMLVWFFPELKIDKENAVPGSYWVGGSDYGRYFHNYFSNLSSLAAYALTHRNELLAKTMEWQQPVLQSTLPDWYKFKLINSGYVIYTNMILNKKGDVTVNEGGMGGLAGTMDQRISAHPFYQKFFTQLDRSEMQIFGDAQAFDGSINHFIGHYYVGMGTVGGRVPTENHWMLDNTEGWIIQIVKDYEQTGDLHYLRKFAGRMKDGMKFLKSKMPAGVPIPVGPTTYDDFTHPPIYSYGAGMYLSALKAASKAAKALKDTAWANESDQQLNSSRKAVLQMLWNGRFFSYGCQVDGTGRLDNILFTGQLAGSFVSRYAGWGDVIPLPYVQASLVSQFKISLSKTPDYYANKVWDMQLGKGIDQRGSQCWPFYLESYTAYPAIQAGFVADGMDIMKHIQLVHLRRGLTWSQNLWNPGNITYMTAPVTWFSTDVLAGAGVNLPAREIRLAPVFKDSAVATYPLYFPTFWATLQMDHVRKTASLKIIKTFGDTTFTLSKLVVEAAGTPADQKKTFSLPAFSIVKGSSLDLSKWYTALNGAVTTEAVLPRADEVEFLQVQ; from the coding sequence ATGCGCTTACTTCATTTATTAGTATTAGGCCTTTTATCTTTTCCTGCATTTGCACAGAACGATAATTATGGCGCTGACAAAGCCAACAAGAGGAATATCCCCGGCAGCAACATGCTGGGTGGTAAAGAAGATTTCGAATACCTGGCACTGAAAGACCATCCCTCCCGCAGCGGTGTGCCGCTGGGAGGGATCGGCGCCGGGAATGTACAATTTGCACCTGATGGCAGGTTTGTACGCATTGGGCTGAATAATATACACCAACCTATTGCCAACAGTAAAAACTGCTTTTTTGCTTTATGGACGTCCTCTGAAAGCAGAAGGCTCGTAAGGGATAACGACAGCAGTTGGGGCATGAAAGGGCTGGAACATACTTCCTACACCGGTCTGTTTCCCCGGGCCACATTACAGGCAGCAACCGGACATGTCAAAGTGAATATCCATGCATGGTCTTCCCTGGTGCCGCATGATGTTAAAAACTCTTCTTTACCTGTTGCTTATTTTGATGTAGAGCTGGAAGCCACAGAAAACACAGAAACGGCTATCGCTTTTTCATGGGAAGATTTTATCGGTAAAGGCATCAAGGACCCCTTATCAGTTGAGGGAATGGATGGGCAGGTGCTTTCCCGTGGCGAGTTGATGAATGGGGAAGAATGGCCGGAACGCAAACCTATTGCTACTTTCTCGGAAGCTTTTAATGGCATGGGTTTCAAAGGTATCCGCCAATTTGCTGCTGCTCCTATTGTTCCCGTAAAAGCCACCTTCCAGAACTATGTACAGGAAGTAGCATTGATGGCTGTTCAAACACCGGGCACTTCCATCAGTATACTACCTGCTTATGAGCAGAACGGTTGGGAAAGTTTCGTGAAAAACGGTGCCTTCCCGGTCTATGGAAATAAGCACCAGTCATTAAGCACTCCTGGTAGTACCGCAGGCAGTGCAGTAGCTGTAAAAACATCGCTGAAGAAAGGAGAAAAGAAAACCATCCGTTTTATGCTCGTATGGTTCTTTCCTGAATTAAAGATCGATAAAGAAAATGCAGTGCCTGGTTCTTATTGGGTAGGTGGAAGCGATTACGGACGTTACTTTCACAATTACTTCTCCAATCTTTCATCATTAGCTGCCTATGCCTTAACGCATCGTAATGAACTGCTGGCGAAAACCATGGAATGGCAGCAACCTGTATTGCAATCCACCCTGCCGGACTGGTATAAGTTCAAGCTCATCAACAGCGGATATGTTATTTACACCAACATGATCCTGAACAAAAAGGGGGATGTTACCGTGAATGAAGGTGGCATGGGGGGCCTTGCCGGTACAATGGACCAGCGTATCAGCGCCCACCCTTTCTACCAGAAATTCTTTACGCAGCTGGACCGTTCCGAGATGCAGATCTTTGGTGATGCACAGGCATTTGACGGAAGTATCAATCACTTCATCGGTCATTATTATGTGGGAATGGGCACTGTGGGGGGCCGCGTACCTACTGAAAATCACTGGATGTTAGATAATACAGAAGGCTGGATCATACAGATCGTGAAGGATTATGAACAAACCGGCGACCTGCATTATCTGCGGAAATTCGCGGGCCGCATGAAGGACGGGATGAAATTCCTCAAGAGCAAAATGCCCGCAGGTGTTCCTATCCCTGTTGGCCCTACCACCTACGATGACTTTACGCATCCGCCAATCTATAGTTATGGTGCAGGTATGTATCTTTCGGCGCTGAAAGCTGCTTCCAAAGCAGCGAAGGCACTGAAGGATACCGCCTGGGCCAATGAATCTGACCAGCAGTTAAATTCGTCACGAAAAGCAGTCCTGCAAATGTTATGGAACGGCCGCTTTTTTTCTTATGGTTGCCAGGTTGATGGCACCGGGCGTCTCGATAATATCCTGTTCACCGGCCAGCTTGCCGGTTCTTTCGTAAGCCGCTATGCGGGTTGGGGAGATGTGATCCCCCTGCCCTATGTGCAGGCATCGCTGGTATCACAGTTCAAGATCTCTTTGTCCAAAACGCCGGATTACTACGCTAACAAAGTGTGGGACATGCAGCTGGGAAAAGGAATTGACCAGCGCGGCTCACAATGCTGGCCTTTCTACCTTGAAAGTTATACCGCCTACCCCGCAATCCAGGCAGGCTTTGTAGCAGATGGCATGGATATCATGAAACATATTCAGCTCGTACATCTGCGCAGAGGCCTTACCTGGAGCCAAAACCTCTGGAACCCCGGAAACATCACTTACATGACGGCACCTGTTACATGGTTCTCCACGGATGTGCTTGCTGGCGCAGGGGTGAATTTACCTGCCCGGGAAATAAGGCTGGCTCCGGTTTTCAAAGACAGCGCTGTTGCCACCTACCCATTGTATTTCCCTACATTCTGGGCTACCCTGCAAATGGACCATGTGCGCAAAACAGCTTCCCTCAAGATCATCAAAACGTTCGGGGATACTACGTTTACACTGAGCAAACTGGTGGTGGAAGCGGCGGGTACACCTGCTGATCAAAAGAAAACTTTTTCACTGCCTGCTTTCTCTATCGTAAAAGGCAGTTCGCTGGACCTGAGTAAGTGGTATACAGCGCTGAATGGTGCTGTTACTACTGAAGCTGTACTTCCCCGTGCGGATGAAGTGGAGTTCCTGCAAGTGCAATAA
- a CDS encoding bestrophin family protein, translated as MYTNRTLKLQYVLPRSYIQLLIHVTPMVIAYVLYVVCGFKEAIIPLLPIGVIGTAVAFYVGFKNNSSYDRMWEGRRLWGSITNASRVWAAMVLDLAGNNSNEEVRAMARHMVLRQIGWCNALRLQLRRNKVWTQKYYQSYISSIQYKGDQDYPALMQETLDKFCGAAEREYALSKVNPATHLLHLQSRDIKSLKEQGVIDNIEHANLTNVITDLYNQQGGCERIKNYPFPRQYAVFSRLFVDIFIMLLPFGLIAEIARHTPHAQWLLFPVCIIVNWVFNAMEAVGDLSENPFENALTDIPMSSICRNIEIDLREMMDDKDIPERLTPVNGVLM; from the coding sequence ATGTACACTAACCGGACCCTGAAGTTACAGTATGTTCTGCCACGCTCTTACATCCAATTGCTGATACACGTCACGCCTATGGTCATAGCCTACGTGCTGTACGTGGTATGTGGTTTTAAAGAAGCAATCATTCCCCTTTTGCCTATTGGTGTCATAGGCACAGCAGTTGCCTTTTACGTGGGTTTTAAAAACAACTCATCATACGACAGGATGTGGGAGGGCCGCAGGTTATGGGGAAGTATTACCAATGCCAGCAGGGTATGGGCTGCCATGGTGCTTGATCTTGCCGGTAATAATTCCAATGAAGAGGTTCGGGCCATGGCACGGCATATGGTATTAAGGCAGATTGGCTGGTGTAACGCCCTCAGGCTGCAACTAAGGCGTAATAAGGTATGGACACAAAAGTATTATCAGAGCTATATCTCCAGTATACAATATAAGGGTGACCAGGACTATCCGGCTTTGATGCAGGAAACATTGGATAAGTTTTGCGGCGCCGCTGAAAGGGAATATGCACTCAGTAAGGTGAATCCCGCTACCCACCTGTTACACCTGCAAAGCAGAGATATAAAAAGCTTGAAAGAACAGGGCGTAATTGATAATATTGAACATGCCAATCTGACCAATGTTATTACGGACCTCTACAACCAGCAGGGTGGCTGCGAGCGTATAAAGAATTATCCCTTCCCGAGGCAGTACGCTGTTTTTAGCCGCCTGTTCGTGGATATCTTTATTATGCTTTTGCCATTCGGACTAATTGCAGAAATTGCCCGTCATACGCCCCATGCACAATGGCTTTTATTTCCGGTTTGTATCATAGTGAACTGGGTATTTAATGCCATGGAAGCAGTGGGTGACCTGAGTGAGAATCCTTTTGAAAATGCATTGACGGATATCCCAATGAGTTCCATCTGCCGGAATATTGAAATTGATCTGCGGGAAATGATGGATGATAAAGATATACCGGAAAGACTCACGCCCGTTAATGGCGTTTTAATGTAA
- a CDS encoding family 43 glycosylhydrolase gives MHRTKILFSIICLLKCTLLDAQIIAGDLADPSIIRVDSVYYATGTSSEWAPYFPIYKSSNLRDWHQTGYVFDKAPEWTTGSFWAPEYYKIGDTYYIYYTARRKSDNRSYIGVATSKYPDRGFTDHGIIIEHGKEAIDAFVFNDGGQLYITFKAYGLDDRPIELLGARLSADGLKTEGEFFTLLKDTSRAGMEGQSILKMNNYYYLFYSGGNCCGQGCSYNVSVARSANFKGPYQNFNGNPILSENDAWKCMGHGTFVSSEDGTMYYLHHAYNKKSNVFTGREALISQMIYQEYTGWPLLKLLPNNTAVKTEENSFDRYWQWDFRHATPSYKLQNGRLLLSGKQTKDNLCGIALTVRPTSDNFEMITAVVNRNKALKGLTIYGDANAAIGIGVEGDSVKVWKVEKNERIIIKGVRVPPLNVRLKIKMSPDKTCSFFYETGKTTWIKLASDIDIKFLPQWDRSPRPGLHYRGSEEDKAEFSFFSIDNKQQ, from the coding sequence ATGCACCGGACTAAGATCCTGTTCTCTATTATCTGCCTGTTAAAATGCACCCTGCTTGACGCACAAATTATCGCCGGTGATCTGGCCGACCCTTCTATCATAAGGGTGGATAGTGTTTATTACGCAACAGGCACCTCTTCAGAATGGGCGCCTTATTTCCCCATTTACAAATCATCCAACCTCAGAGACTGGCATCAAACGGGTTATGTTTTCGATAAAGCCCCGGAATGGACAACCGGCTCTTTCTGGGCGCCTGAGTATTATAAGATAGGAGACACTTATTACATTTATTATACGGCCAGGCGAAAGTCTGATAACCGCTCTTACATAGGGGTAGCAACTTCAAAATACCCGGACCGCGGATTTACAGACCACGGTATAATCATTGAACACGGAAAGGAAGCGATCGATGCCTTCGTATTTAACGATGGCGGGCAGCTTTACATCACCTTTAAAGCCTATGGTCTGGACGACAGGCCAATTGAGTTGTTAGGCGCCAGGTTATCGGCAGACGGACTTAAAACAGAAGGGGAGTTTTTTACTTTGCTGAAGGATACCAGCCGTGCTGGTATGGAAGGGCAAAGCATATTGAAAATGAATAATTACTATTACCTGTTCTACTCAGGTGGTAATTGCTGCGGGCAGGGATGCAGCTATAACGTTAGCGTAGCCCGTTCTGCGAACTTCAAAGGCCCTTATCAAAACTTTAATGGCAATCCAATTCTCAGTGAGAATGATGCATGGAAATGCATGGGCCACGGAACTTTCGTTTCTTCGGAAGACGGCACCATGTATTACCTGCACCATGCTTACAATAAAAAGAGCAATGTATTTACAGGTCGCGAAGCACTTATTTCGCAAATGATCTACCAGGAGTACACAGGCTGGCCTTTACTTAAATTACTTCCAAATAATACTGCAGTCAAAACAGAAGAAAATAGTTTTGACCGCTATTGGCAATGGGATTTCCGGCATGCTACCCCTTCGTACAAACTGCAGAATGGCCGCCTTCTTTTATCCGGAAAGCAAACAAAGGATAACCTCTGCGGCATTGCATTAACGGTAAGGCCCACTTCAGATAACTTTGAAATGATCACCGCTGTTGTTAACCGCAACAAAGCACTCAAAGGATTGACCATTTACGGCGATGCTAATGCTGCGATTGGAATTGGTGTTGAAGGGGATAGTGTTAAAGTATGGAAGGTTGAGAAGAATGAAAGAATAATTATTAAAGGCGTACGGGTGCCGCCACTTAACGTCCGGCTGAAAATAAAAATGTCGCCAGACAAGACCTGCAGCTTTTTCTACGAAACAGGAAAAACGACATGGATTAAACTGGCTTCAGATATTGATATTAAGTTCCTGCCGCAATGGGATAGAAGCCCCCGACCGGGATTGCATTACAGGGGGAGTGAAGAAGATAAAGCGGAGTTTTCTTTCTTCAGCATTGATAATAAACAGCAGTAG